From Sulfurovum xiamenensis, a single genomic window includes:
- a CDS encoding tyrosine-type recombinase/integrase codes for MNFRLETVPHPKINNRDITFILENNDIHLPAAKFLAKEARSGGKNGTIGGITSHLQRAKQLRELFHHLQDIGINWHEATESDIISIRNAMLHWDSNDNPDKNNKYDYKKIKNNTMNSKLSVWFKFFQYMQEIEERCDIVLSTKLVKINKYSSSMKKHIEARKKEVEYIEVWDLMVPSDHVSKTFKTITRKEFEYFSKKLREDDVVYEMIALVMATTGLRIDAALKLRPDQFRSYFRYFHSGKSLNSKVSLSYIGKGDKYLECKIPLRTIHTLKGEYLNRAYTKRLKNHGERSKRGLEEYNNKYMWFNSKGRPINATDVRKAFKKASLALGRTQRPITPHWLRHSFATWALIDFSVREGVFLKGTTPDPLFITLLADLLGHADEKTTMQYVRTAIAIIEMERLEKENQSDKYYDGPLMTFQLFREDPGAQAIVKQEAIDEFGEKFDEKLFDPIQYAQSRGMLVDNSY; via the coding sequence ATGAATTTTAGATTAGAAACTGTTCCACATCCAAAAATAAATAATAGAGATATTACTTTTATACTTGAAAATAACGATATTCATTTACCTGCAGCTAAATTTTTAGCAAAAGAGGCTAGAAGTGGAGGAAAGAATGGAACAATAGGTGGAATTACTAGTCATTTACAAAGAGCCAAGCAGCTGCGTGAACTTTTTCACCATTTACAAGATATTGGTATCAACTGGCATGAAGCAACCGAATCGGATATTATCTCCATAAGGAATGCTATGTTGCATTGGGACTCAAATGATAATCCAGATAAAAATAATAAATACGATTATAAAAAAATCAAAAATAACACTATGAACAGCAAACTAAGTGTTTGGTTTAAGTTTTTTCAATATATGCAAGAGATCGAAGAAAGATGTGATATCGTACTTTCAACAAAGCTTGTAAAAATCAATAAATATTCAAGCAGTATGAAGAAGCATATAGAGGCCCGTAAGAAAGAAGTAGAATATATTGAAGTTTGGGACTTGATGGTTCCTTCGGATCACGTAAGTAAAACATTCAAAACCATTACACGAAAAGAATTTGAATATTTTAGTAAAAAGTTACGAGAAGATGATGTTGTTTACGAAATGATCGCTTTGGTGATGGCTACCACAGGATTACGTATTGATGCTGCTTTAAAGCTCCGTCCGGACCAATTCAGAAGTTATTTCAGATACTTCCACTCAGGCAAAAGCCTCAATAGTAAAGTTTCTCTTAGTTATATTGGGAAAGGGGACAAATATCTTGAATGTAAAATCCCGCTTCGTACGATCCATACACTCAAAGGCGAATATCTCAATCGTGCATATACAAAACGTCTTAAAAATCATGGAGAGAGAAGTAAAAGAGGCTTAGAAGAATATAATAATAAATATATGTGGTTTAACTCAAAAGGAAGACCAATTAATGCTACGGATGTTAGAAAAGCATTCAAAAAAGCCTCTTTGGCACTGGGAAGAACACAAAGGCCAATAACTCCACACTGGTTAAGACATAGTTTTGCAACATGGGCATTAATTGACTTTTCTGTACGAGAAGGAGTATTTTTAAAAGGAACAACACCGGATCCACTTTTTATAACGCTTCTTGCAGATCTACTTGGGCATGCAGATGAAAAGACTACGATGCAATATGTAAGAACAGCAATTGCAATTATCGAAATGGAGCGCCTTGAGAAAGAGAACCAGTCAGATAAATATTATGACGGTCCACTAATGACGTTCCAGCTATTTAGAGAAGATCCAGGGGCACAAGCAATTGTAAAACAAGAAGCCATAGATGAATTTGGAGAAAAATTTGATGAAAAATTGTTTGATCCTATTCAATATGCCCAATCACGAGGTATGTTGGTAGATAACTCTTACTAA
- a CDS encoding site-specific integrase: protein MLNSNIREELLKCNNKQDIYKLLEGVTYPKTNQTSFSEEIIQLPASSGYSNMNVKTQGLYDLSFRVLLLLKFNGHVGLTPQNTGKSSYANNLHRLLARLYEITGQIKRMDDINNAHLEKYLSLRSDEVSPTTLSSEIYMLEEWITEANPKLPYFLRLDESLVSSTSLVNTIRENAAILDRQYRSGVGGVEKRLYPLDEMKSIVYEAINLIEEVSEDILNIAPIYVQSLQLTEARSRIYIYRSLKSMQAFKSHPQLIKLQNECKTTTNSKGITIKEPILQSIKSLEGACVLIGIIMTGMRVSEFTTLPRFPNFRQDEQYHLLTRLITKTASSEDGEELEMPIPKIGKSAIEILSKLVRIIDGQDEGNLIRSSIDTVHVEDVKSASSRCVNSIKNFCKYIGIKKNPTPHQLRHTMAFIIVYLSKGSGLELARLFLGHTSITMTLRYLGHYNHLYQTAIKELEEDDAKLLATVISDEIRGGNKLYGKKGEYITQEGVFMGSYAEEFGDLLELSIVGLVKQGKIAILQTPVCICIHDLSNPKAMNCQRGFDIADFTGERPLTARCEPGDCNNAVFTISDIQKLQQDQLVEEIPEEFKARLMRNMYVVNDGGLEEMMTPLEKIIKSYEMDIGA from the coding sequence ATGCTGAACTCAAACATACGTGAAGAATTATTGAAATGCAATAATAAACAAGATATATATAAGCTACTCGAAGGTGTTACATACCCCAAAACTAATCAAACTTCGTTTAGTGAAGAAATCATTCAATTACCTGCTAGCAGTGGATATAGCAATATGAATGTAAAGACACAAGGCCTATATGATCTTTCATTTAGAGTGCTCTTATTATTAAAATTTAATGGACATGTCGGCCTAACCCCTCAAAATACCGGAAAATCTAGCTATGCAAATAATCTACATAGACTTTTAGCTCGTCTTTATGAGATTACGGGACAAATTAAACGAATGGATGATATAAATAATGCTCATCTTGAAAAATATCTTTCATTACGGTCTGACGAAGTATCGCCCACTACTCTTTCAAGTGAAATTTACATGCTTGAAGAGTGGATTACTGAGGCTAATCCCAAATTACCATATTTTCTCAGATTGGATGAAAGTCTTGTATCAAGTACATCATTAGTTAATACTATTAGAGAAAATGCAGCTATACTTGATAGACAATACCGTAGTGGTGTTGGTGGCGTTGAGAAAAGACTCTACCCATTAGATGAAATGAAAAGCATAGTCTATGAAGCGATTAACCTGATTGAAGAAGTCTCAGAAGATATCCTCAATATAGCACCAATTTATGTTCAATCTCTTCAACTTACTGAAGCACGTAGTAGAATTTATATATACAGATCATTAAAATCTATGCAAGCCTTCAAAAGTCATCCTCAGCTTATTAAACTTCAAAACGAGTGTAAAACAACGACAAACTCAAAAGGCATAACCATAAAAGAACCTATTCTTCAGTCTATAAAATCCCTAGAAGGAGCCTGTGTGCTAATTGGGATAATTATGACAGGCATGAGGGTATCAGAGTTTACCACTCTCCCGCGTTTTCCGAATTTTAGACAGGATGAACAATACCATCTTTTAACACGTTTAATTACAAAAACTGCCTCCAGTGAGGATGGGGAAGAACTTGAAATGCCAATACCTAAAATTGGTAAAAGTGCAATTGAAATTCTTTCCAAACTAGTAAGAATAATAGATGGACAAGATGAAGGAAATTTAATTCGATCATCGATAGACACTGTACATGTTGAAGATGTAAAAAGTGCTTCATCTCGATGTGTTAACTCGATAAAAAATTTTTGTAAATATATCGGTATCAAAAAAAATCCGACTCCGCATCAACTCAGACACACTATGGCATTTATTATCGTTTATCTAAGTAAAGGGAGTGGTCTAGAGTTAGCTAGACTTTTCCTGGGACACACTTCAATTACAATGACATTACGTTATTTAGGGCATTATAACCACTTGTATCAGACTGCAATCAAAGAATTAGAAGAAGATGATGCAAAATTACTTGCAACAGTTATTTCTGATGAAATTCGTGGTGGCAATAAATTGTATGGAAAAAAAGGAGAATATATTACTCAAGAAGGGGTATTTATGGGTAGTTATGCAGAAGAATTTGGAGACCTACTTGAGCTAAGTATTGTAGGTTTGGTAAAACAGGGAAAAATTGCAATTCTTCAAACTCCAGTATGTATCTGTATTCATGATCTCTCAAATCCCAAAGCAATGAATTGTCAACGAGGATTTGATATTGCTGATTTTACAGGTGAACGTCCATTGACTGCACGCTGTGAGCCAGGAGATTGCAATAATGCAGTATTTACAATATCAGATATCCAAAAACTGCAACAAGATCAGCTTGTAGAAGAGATACCTGAAGAATTCAAAGCACGTCTCATGAGGAATATGTATGTAGTTAATGATGGAGGGTTGGAAGAAATGATGACACCTCTAGAGAAAATTATTAAATCTTATGAAATGGATATAGGAGCATAA
- a CDS encoding efflux RND transporter periplasmic adaptor subunit, whose product MTKYILLLSLLFPLKGLASEIKIEHAELKPLGKVIQTNAQITQLPGQKQEVVSRLSGHLEAYFVTPGQHVKKGDKTAVIASIELSKMTAEHLALLEQSKAAEAQKNNTMKLHKKGVASQNDLSNAIIALQAIRSKQNALSSQLKSLGINPDDLKSATDQFVLYAHADGVVGEILAPLHSNVNAQTPLMTLVDQRDYYAVAYLAVDDAMQVSKEAKGWLKVANKVYPSHFVHLLPSIDEETQRAKVLFQIEKSPSSLLLGSFAEMDISLAPYQNAVMVKKSALTLFQGNWVVFVETKHEEDEHDDDEANEHDGHDHDAHKEDEHDGHDHDTHKKDDHDAHEKEDNDEGEHEDHDEDEEVPYMPKVVNIIAYTGEYVAVEGIEADEEYVSEGVYFVKSMMLKSSLGEHGH is encoded by the coding sequence ATGACTAAATATATATTATTACTGTCTCTACTCTTCCCGCTGAAAGGGTTAGCAAGTGAAATCAAAATTGAACATGCTGAGCTAAAACCTTTAGGAAAAGTTATTCAAACCAATGCGCAGATAACACAACTGCCAGGCCAAAAACAAGAGGTTGTTTCTAGACTGTCTGGACATCTGGAAGCTTATTTTGTTACACCAGGACAACATGTAAAAAAAGGTGACAAAACAGCCGTTATAGCATCTATAGAGCTTTCTAAAATGACTGCTGAGCATCTCGCACTACTGGAGCAATCCAAGGCTGCAGAGGCACAAAAGAACAACACTATGAAACTCCATAAGAAAGGTGTAGCTTCACAAAATGACTTAAGCAACGCTATTATAGCCCTGCAAGCGATACGTTCTAAGCAAAACGCCTTGTCTTCGCAATTGAAGTCTTTAGGTATTAATCCTGATGATCTTAAAAGTGCAACAGATCAATTTGTGCTTTATGCACATGCAGATGGTGTTGTTGGAGAAATTTTAGCTCCACTGCACAGCAATGTAAATGCCCAAACGCCTTTAATGACATTGGTGGACCAAAGAGATTATTATGCTGTTGCATATCTTGCTGTCGATGATGCGATGCAAGTATCAAAAGAGGCCAAAGGATGGTTGAAGGTTGCAAACAAAGTATACCCTTCTCATTTTGTGCACTTGCTACCAAGCATTGACGAGGAGACGCAGCGTGCGAAAGTACTTTTTCAAATAGAAAAAAGTCCTTCAAGCCTCCTTCTTGGATCTTTCGCAGAGATGGATATATCGCTTGCTCCTTATCAAAATGCCGTAATGGTGAAGAAGTCAGCATTAACACTTTTTCAAGGAAACTGGGTTGTATTTGTGGAGACAAAACACGAAGAAGACGAGCACGATGATGATGAAGCAAATGAGCATGATGGACATGATCACGATGCACATAAAGAAGATGAACACGACGGACACGATCATGATACTCATAAAAAAGATGACCATGATGCACATGAAAAAGAAGATAATGATGAAGGTGAGCACGAAGATCATGACGAGGATGAAGAAGTCCCATACATGCCAAAAGTTGTTAATATCATTGCGTATACTGGCGAATACGTGGCTGTCGAAGGCATAGAAGCAGATGAAGAGTATGTAAGCGAAGGTGTTTATTTCGTGAAATCAATGATGCTGAAGTCTTCGCTTGGCGAACACGGTCACTAG
- a CDS encoding efflux RND transporter permease subunit: MKRFFEILIQYKFLILALFIAISGFGYKAYKDIPIDAFPDITPKQVVIYTESVGNSAEDIEKLITYPIEAAMSGLPGVKMILSNSMFGLSYVSIFFEDGYDTYLLRQLVTERLNTVDIPQGWGVPTMGPNTTGLGQVLWYALEDKDNKYTHSQLRQLHEYAVTPLLKSVDGVEEVISWGGFEKQYEVLMDPKRLQAVDVTYSEVIEALEKSNQSVGGQYLEFNREQYLIRGAGLYEKMDDIRNTVIRTKDAKVVTIKDVATVQEGKAPRFGAVSVDGKERVFGMVLQRSETNAAKVVGLIKEKMPLVESALPKGVKLQVIYDRTEITHKAVSTMTSALLTGSVLVAIILFLFLFELRSAFIVILSLPISLLIAFLLMEEYGISANLMSLSGLAIAIGMIVDGTIVVVENSFRILHDNPEASRAEVIAEATAEVAKPVLFALLIISAVFIPLLSLEGLAGKLYTPMALDIVFVMLGSLAVALLLVPVLSYMMLKEGKHSNSPLMAAVKAFYTPMLVFSLHHAKTLVAITFFVFFILVGLLSQQGREFMPELNEETIMYRVIAIPGTSLTQNVENAQAIEKFLLKTYPDEVLSVLSMVGRSEKGETAQANYMEVLLTLNPEFEEIPVLDKEMTMKLKEKFNYLQFISTQPIAMRIEELLEGVSAELAVKIYGEDQKIMSDIAAQISQVLKGIEGLDHAEVETQLGQAQINIKPDYLALSRYGLSVEDVMQVIRYGIGEEAVSQKIEGVKRFGIVAKLKNAKKDIEAIKTLILRSDTGKIVSLQEVCDISVVQGPAFIKREDLSRYMVLSLEVEDRDIATFVEEADIKIRDQVIIPDGYYIKWAGDFKNMQEATQTLAMIIPITILLILLLLYTAFNSFKKAFLILLGVPLGLMGGIVGLLISGEYLSVSAIVGFIAIFAIAILNGIVLVSFIDDLRKKFPEVKMIDMVKNATLLRLRPVLMTAFTTLFGILPLLFATGVGSEIQYPLSVVVTGGIISSTILTLLVLPSLYVLFFKRE, from the coding sequence GTGAAACGTTTTTTTGAAATACTTATACAGTACAAATTTCTTATACTTGCGCTGTTTATTGCCATATCTGGTTTTGGTTACAAGGCGTATAAAGACATACCCATAGATGCATTTCCAGACATTACCCCTAAGCAGGTAGTAATATATACAGAGAGTGTTGGTAATTCAGCAGAAGATATAGAGAAGCTCATTACTTATCCTATAGAAGCTGCTATGTCAGGTTTGCCTGGGGTCAAGATGATACTCTCAAACTCAATGTTTGGGCTTTCATATGTTTCTATTTTCTTTGAAGACGGCTATGATACCTATCTCTTGCGTCAACTCGTCACTGAAAGGCTAAATACGGTAGATATACCTCAAGGATGGGGTGTCCCGACCATGGGACCAAATACGACAGGTTTGGGTCAGGTGTTATGGTACGCCCTTGAAGACAAAGACAATAAATATACGCACAGCCAACTTCGTCAATTGCACGAGTATGCAGTTACACCACTGCTTAAATCCGTTGATGGTGTAGAAGAAGTTATCTCTTGGGGAGGCTTCGAAAAACAATATGAAGTACTCATGGATCCCAAACGGCTGCAGGCAGTCGATGTCACCTATAGTGAAGTGATTGAAGCATTAGAAAAGAGTAATCAATCCGTAGGTGGACAATATCTAGAATTCAATAGGGAGCAGTACCTTATACGAGGTGCGGGACTCTATGAAAAAATGGATGACATACGCAACACTGTCATACGCACAAAAGATGCCAAAGTAGTGACCATAAAAGATGTGGCCACTGTACAGGAGGGAAAGGCCCCACGCTTTGGTGCAGTAAGTGTAGACGGAAAAGAAAGAGTCTTTGGAATGGTGCTTCAGCGTTCAGAAACCAATGCAGCCAAGGTTGTAGGGCTCATTAAGGAAAAGATGCCACTGGTTGAGTCAGCACTTCCTAAAGGAGTAAAGCTACAAGTGATTTACGACAGAACAGAAATTACTCATAAAGCAGTCAGCACAATGACTTCTGCACTTCTGACAGGATCAGTACTTGTTGCAATCATACTATTTCTTTTTCTGTTTGAGTTGCGTTCTGCATTTATCGTTATCCTCTCTCTTCCTATCTCTCTGCTCATTGCATTTTTATTGATGGAAGAATATGGTATATCTGCTAACCTCATGAGTCTTAGTGGTCTTGCCATAGCCATAGGAATGATAGTTGATGGCACCATTGTGGTTGTAGAAAACAGCTTCAGGATACTGCATGATAATCCTGAAGCTTCACGCGCAGAAGTGATCGCAGAAGCCACAGCAGAAGTGGCAAAGCCCGTACTCTTTGCTCTGCTTATTATTTCAGCGGTCTTTATTCCACTATTGAGCCTTGAGGGACTTGCGGGGAAATTATATACCCCTATGGCATTGGACATCGTTTTTGTAATGCTTGGCTCTCTTGCTGTGGCTCTTCTACTGGTTCCCGTACTCTCATACATGATGCTCAAAGAAGGAAAACATTCGAACAGTCCTCTTATGGCAGCTGTCAAAGCATTTTATACTCCTATGCTAGTGTTTTCTCTGCATCATGCAAAGACGTTGGTAGCTATTACTTTCTTTGTATTCTTTATCTTGGTTGGACTGCTTAGTCAGCAAGGTAGAGAGTTTATGCCTGAACTTAATGAGGAAACTATTATGTACAGGGTTATTGCAATCCCTGGAACTTCGCTTACGCAAAATGTAGAAAATGCACAAGCCATAGAAAAATTTTTGCTCAAAACCTACCCTGACGAAGTACTCTCTGTGTTGAGCATGGTAGGAAGAAGTGAAAAGGGTGAAACGGCACAAGCAAATTACATGGAGGTACTCTTGACCCTTAATCCAGAGTTTGAGGAAATCCCTGTACTTGACAAAGAGATGACAATGAAGCTCAAAGAAAAATTTAACTATTTGCAATTTATCTCTACTCAGCCTATTGCTATGCGTATAGAAGAGCTTCTTGAGGGAGTTAGTGCAGAACTTGCGGTCAAAATCTATGGTGAAGACCAAAAAATAATGTCTGATATTGCTGCACAAATATCCCAAGTATTGAAAGGTATAGAAGGGCTTGACCATGCAGAGGTGGAAACACAATTAGGACAAGCTCAAATCAATATCAAGCCAGACTACTTAGCCCTTTCTCGATATGGACTCAGTGTAGAAGATGTCATGCAAGTCATTCGTTATGGCATCGGAGAAGAAGCTGTTTCACAAAAGATAGAAGGAGTGAAGCGCTTTGGCATTGTAGCCAAATTAAAAAATGCAAAAAAAGATATAGAAGCAATAAAGACATTGATCCTGCGTTCAGATACTGGAAAAATAGTTTCCTTGCAGGAAGTATGTGATATTAGTGTAGTACAAGGACCCGCCTTTATTAAACGTGAGGATTTGAGTCGATATATGGTTCTGTCACTAGAAGTTGAAGATCGTGATATTGCAACGTTTGTTGAAGAAGCAGATATAAAGATAAGAGATCAGGTCATTATTCCTGATGGTTATTACATCAAGTGGGCGGGTGACTTTAAGAATATGCAAGAAGCTACGCAAACGCTTGCAATGATTATACCTATCACGATTTTGCTTATTTTGTTATTGCTCTATACAGCATTCAATTCGTTTAAAAAAGCATTTTTAATTTTATTAGGTGTACCACTAGGGCTAATGGGTGGTATTGTAGGCTTACTCATCTCTGGGGAATATTTGAGTGTCTCTGCAATTGTAGGGTTTATTGCTATCTTTGCCATAGCAATACTCAACGGGATAGTGCTCGTATCATTCATTGATGATCTGCGTAAAAAATTCCCAGAAGTGAAAATGATAGATATGGTAAAAAATGCCACTTTGCTAAGACTGAGACCCGTACTTATGACAGCATTTACCACGCTCTTTGGTATTCTTCCACTTCTTTTTGCTACAGGCGTAGGTTCAGAAATACAATATCCACTTTCAGTAGTAGTTACAGGAGGAATTATCTCCTCAACAATCTTAACGTTGCTGGTACTGCCATCCCTATATGTTCTATTTTTTAAAAGGGAATAA